A genomic window from Elaeis guineensis isolate ETL-2024a chromosome 3, EG11, whole genome shotgun sequence includes:
- the LOC140856318 gene encoding serine/threonine-protein phosphatase 7 long form homolog, whose protein sequence is MAYDPRYPGPRDSSILTLQEHHRSQTILDGGESRHLRLRRSDADFWRTEDIPDRVLDYLRYLGFYGVYRIGRIQMDVGLITAMLERWRPETHTFHLPFGEATISLQDVSILTGLPVDGDPVTGVDPTLSIPEWQALCLRLLGFEPDAHFFDHSRLRIECLDDRYRHFHIADDAPEEMVQQYVRGQVLRLLGGVLLPDTSSNKMKLMFLPLLEDLDFARRLSWGSAVLACLYRAMCRGSYADQSEIGGYLVLLQIWVWERMPTISPLRRQLLEMPSEQQDPDVPFRLDGPLGYRWNVAFNVHHVSTRVARVYRCQLDTLVDTSRRFLWKPYTDGILAILPQMCTVGHDIWTARVPLICFDVVEWHLPDRVLRQFGQTQDIPEQFDTSQGLHRIDRRGRARIDWRIRHAQYIDIWDARRDHIVHGDPILRGRSYTDDYMAWFFSITVRVIGQSQYAVSGYEGESSTVRLLTDSVSDLVLDTRRALSTTDEDERIQILREMERTGSGALEAIGVDPHTCAPWYGAVRAPDMSYTPSPYASHMPSPHIPHMSSFDAAQMPPPFHPQMAASSSSYIPQMPSPGTSWPHEYDTFFSGPSVYPDERVERVSQSVDDPTASVIPEQHDQQISSTDLEWRF, encoded by the exons atggcttacgatccacgatatcccggtccccgagacagcagcattcttacattgcaggagcaccatcgatcacagactattttagatggcggc gagtccagacatcttcgtctacgacgatccgatgcagatttctggaggacagaggatatcccagatagagtgttagattatttacgatatctgggattttatggagtatatcggatcggtcgtatacagatggatgttggtcttattactgctatgcttgagagatggcgtccagagacacacacatttcatcttccatttggtgaggcgaccatcagtttacaggatgtcagcatccttactggactaccagttgatggagatccagttaccggagttgatcccacactttccattccggagtggcaggctttgtgcttgcggttgttagggtttgagcccgacgcacatttttttgatcattcacgactcaggattgagtgtttagatgatcgttatcgtcattttcatattgcggatgatgcaccagaggagatggtgcagcagtatgttaggggtcaggtgctgcgattgttaggtggtgtcttgttacctgatacttcatcgaataagatgaagttgatgtttttgccattattagaggatttagatttcgctcgtcgactcagttggggcagtgcagtactagcttgtctataccgagctatgtgtcggggttcctatgctgatcagagcgagattggcggttatcttgtattattacag atttgggtatgggagcgtatgccgactatcagtccattacgacgacagttgcttgagatgccatcagagcagcaggatcctgatgttccattcagactagacggaccattaggatacag atggaacgttgcattcaacgttcatcacgtatcgacaagagtggcacgggtttatagatgccagttggatacattagttgatacatctagacgg tttttgtggaagccatatacagatgggatattggctatactgccgcagatgtgtacagttggacacgacatatggactgctagggtgccacttatttgttttgatgtggtagagtggcatcttcccgatcgtgtcctgcggcagtttggtcagactcaggacattccagagcagtttgataccagccagggacttcatcgtattgatcgacgagggagagctcgtatcgactggcgtatcagacatgcacagtacatcgatatttgggatgcacgtcgagatcacattgttcatggtgatcctattttgagaggccgttcatatactgatgactacatggcttggttttttagcattacggtgcgagtcattggacagtctcagtatgcagtttctggatacgagggcgagagttctactgtacgtcttttg actgattctgtgtcggatcttgtgttggacactcgtcgtgctttatctacgactgatgaggacgagcggattcagatactgcgggagatggagagaacaggttccggagcattggaggcgattggtgttgatccacatacctgtgcgccttggtatggagcagttcgggcgccagatatgagttatacgccgtcaccatatgcttcacatatgccatcaccgcatattccgcatatgtcatcattcgatgctgcacagatgccaccgccttttcatccacagatggcagcgtcttcttcgtcctacatcccccagatgccatcaccgggtaccagttggccacatgagtatgatacttttttttcaggtccatccgtgtatccagatgagagagttgaacgggtctctcagtccgtagatgatccgacagcatcagttattcctgagcagcatgatcagcagatctcctctactgatttggaatggcgtttttaa